From Rhodococcus sp. B7740:
ACACAGTCGGTAGAAGTCGGGTCGCTCGTTGTAGCCCGTACCGAAGGAGATGTACAGGATCGGTCCTTCGGGCGCGGTCCAGCTGCGGTCGTTCAGGCGTACCGGATCGAGGCACGGTCCGACGAACTGCACCGAGTCGGCCACCCGATCCGCGTTGGGTTGCATCACTCGTGGAGTCAGTGACAGGCAGTGCGTCGGATAGGTGATCCACTCCCAGGGATCGGCGTCGATGTCGTTGTCTCGCAACCACGATGCGTAGGTGTCGCGATACGCAACGCCCGTTGTCGACTCCCGAACAGAAGTCATCGCATCACCGAGATCCGCGACGTATCCGTCCCACGCCACGTAGGTCGGCGAGAGTTGTACGGCCGTCACGCCGTAACGCACGCCGAGTACGGGTGCCGTCATTCCGCCGATGTCGTAGAGGAACAGATCCGGCTGATCGTCGTCGTAGAACGCGGTGAGCACGGGATACGCCGCAATGGCCTCGTCGAGGAAGACCTGCATCGCCGCCGCCGGATCGTCCGGCCACGAGCCCTCTCCGTCGGGAAGTATCGAGGAGAACGGCACCACCTCGACGCCCGCGGGTTCGACCACATGCCGCAGAGAGTCACCGACGGCATAGGTGACGCGATGCCCTCGCCGGACCAGCTCGGCAATCACGGCCAGCGATGGGTAGATGTGACTGGGGGCAGTCGTGCCGATCATGGCGATGTGCATGATTGCCACCGTAGAGCCCACTCGGGGCAGCGAGCTAGTGGATTTCGTTGGCGATCAGATCCAGCAGGCCGGGGAATCGATCGTTGAGCTCCTGGCGTCGCAGCGTCACCTTGCGACTGTTGCCGCGGTCGACCTGGAACACCAGACCCGCTTCGCGCAGCACGCGAAAGTGATGCGTCAGAGTCGATTTCGTGACGCCGAGCTCGAACGACATGCAGGTGCGCTCGGCACCGTCGTCGTCGCCGACGAGTTCGGTGACCACCTTGCGGCGCAGTGGATCCGCCAGTGCAGACATCACTGCACCGAGTTGCATCTCGTCGGGTTCGGGGTGCCCGTTCTCGTCCGCCATCGACGCCACCTTTCGCTAGGTACGACTTGCGTCGTACCTTCAAACCTGTTCTAGTACGAAAGTCATCGTACCTACGTCAGCGCAGGGGGATCCATGAGAGCGGTTCTGCCGGTCGTACTCGCGGCACAGTTCGTCGTACCGATGTCCATCTCGGGCACAGCCATCGCGATCCCGGTGATCGCTGCCGATCTCGGCTCCGACCCGACGCAGCTCCAGTGGGTCGTCAACGGCTTCAACGTCGCGTTCGCGCTGTTCACCGTCGTCTGGGGTGCGGTCTCGGATCGCATCGGACACCGCACGTCGTTTCGCATCGGCGTCGTGCTGACTGCCGTCGCCAGCCTGGTCAGCGCTCTGGCGTCCTCGCTGCTGCTGCTCGACGCCGCGAGGGTCCTCGCCGGCACGGGTGCCGCGGCAGTCCTGGTGGGCTCGACGTCGATTCTCTCGCTCCATTTCCAGGGGACCGAACGAGCAACCGCGTTCGCCCTGTTCGGCACCGTGAACGGACTGGGGTTGGCACTCGGGCCGACCATTTCCGGACTGCTGATCGCCGTGCTCGATTGGCGAGGAGTGTTCGCAGCTCAGGCCCTCGTTCTGCTCGTCGCGGCCGTCGGGACGCTGGCTCTTCCTGCCGTGCGAAGCACATCCACACCATCGAAACTGCCGGATTTCGGCCTGCTGCGAAACCGCCGCTTCCTCGCGCTGTGCCTGGTCCCGGTCGCCGGAGCCATCGGATTCGTCACCCTGCTCACCTACTTGCCCACCGCGCTCGGTGCCGTCGCGTCCCTGACTCCCGGACGAGCCGGACTGCTCATGCTGGCGATGACGATTCCGGTGCTGATCGCCCCGCTGGCGGTCGCCAGGTCCATCGTCGTCTTCGAGGCCGTCACCCCCGACCGTGTGATCCTGACGAGCCTCGGCTTCCTGGTTCTCGGGAATCTCGGCATGTTGGCCCTGCAACCCGGCCTGTCGCTGGCCGCCGTCGTGGTCCCGATGATCGTGTTGGGGCTCGGTTTCGGGCTGCCGATCGGTCTGGTCGACGGCGAAGCGCTTGCGGCAGTTCCGCCGCACAGCAGCGGCACCGCAGCGGGAGTACTCAATCTCTTCCGCATCGGTGGCGAGGCCGTGATGGTCGCCGGCTACGCCTGGCTGCTGGCGATCTTCGTCCGGGACCGGGTGCCCGACGAAGCCGACGCCGAGGCAGCGGCGGCCGGGCGGCAAGGGTTCGCCGACGCCTACGCCCATGCCTTCACCGAAGTGATCGCCCTCGTCGCGGTGGCCGTTGCCGTCACGGCAGCACTGATCATCGCGCTTTCCCGGACGGCCAGATCCGACGTATCGTCGGCGAATGTCCTTTCTGCAGCCGGTGACCCTCACTGACGATCTCGTGACCCTCGAGCCGCTGAGCCACGATCACCTCGAAGGTCTGTGCGACGCCGCGCGCGACGGCGAGCTGTGGAACCTCTGGTACACCAGCGTCCCGAAGCCCGAGGAGATGGCGGCCGAGATCGACCGTCGACTCGGGCTGCTCGACGCGGGCACGATGCTTCCGTTCACACTGCGCCGCAACGACACCGGGCAGATCATCGGAGCGACGACATTCTGCAACGCCGACGCCACCAACCGTCGCGTCGAAATCGGATACACCTGGAATGCCCGCTCCGCGCACGGAACCGGCACCAATCCCGCGAGCAAACTGCTGCTGTTGACGCATGCGTTCGAGGAACTGGGATGCATAGCCGTCGAATTTCGTACCCACTGGATGAACCTGCAATCGCGGACGGCGATCGCGAAACTGGGTGCCAAGCAGGACGGGATTCTGCGCAATCATCAACGCATGTCCGACGGTTCGTTGCGTGACACCGTCGTGTTCTCGATCATCGAATCCGAATGGCCAACCGTCCGCAACGAACTCCGCAGGCGTACCGCACGGTAGGTTGACCCCATGCGTGTGGATGGGCGGGACATTCCCGTAGCGGGGAGCCTGCTTCAGCCGCTGGTGCGAAGAACCAGCGACATCATTCGGGTCGTGTCGGCCTCGGCTCTGCTGGGCGTGGTGATCGCCGGTTCGCTGATCACCAGAAATCAGTGGGATGCGCTCGAGCAATCGGTATCGAACATCGTCGGTGTGCTCAGCCCCGACCAATCCAATGCGGTCTACATCGTCTACGGAGTCGCCATTCTCGCGCTTCCGTTCGGCGTCCTGATCGGACTGGTCGCGGGCCGCAAATGGAAACTGCTCGCCGGGTACGCGGCCGCGGCACTGCTGGCCGCGCTGGCGCTGTCGATCACCGGAACCGGGATCTCCACTCCCACCTGGGACCTCGACGTTCCCGAGCGGCTCGACACGTTCCTCGCGCAGTTCCTCGACGATTCGCGCTGGATCGCGATGTTGGCTGCGGCGCTGACGGTCTCCGGCCCCGGTCTCCCCGCGAAGTGGCGTCGGGCATGGTGGACGCTGTTGCTCGCGTTCGTACCGATCCACCTGGTCGTCTCCACCGTGGTTCCGGCTCGCTCGATGCTCGGACTCGCGGTCGGCTGGCTCGTCGGAGCCGTCATCGTGTTGCTCGTCGGCACACCGGCGCTGGAGGTTCCGCTCGACGCGGCGGTTCGTCTGTTCCACAGCCGCGGTGTCACCGTTCGCAGCTTCACCGTCGTCCGTCCGGCCGGCCCCGGCCCGTTGGTGTTGAACGCGCACACTCCCGACGCCGATGTGGTGGTCGAGTTGTACGGGCAGAATCAGCGCAGCGGTGGTGCCCTGCGCCAGTCCTGGCGGTGGATCACGCTGCGCGGCAGCGAGACTGCGCCGTTGCACGCGTCGATGCGTCGGGCAGTCGAGCATCGCGCCCTGATGGGTCTGGCCATCAAGGGGTTGGGAGCGGCAGGCAGTCACCCGTTGGCGGTGGCAGCGCTCGACAGAGGATGGACCCTGTACGCGCACAGTCTGCCCATCGGTGATCCGGTCGAGGCCGAGCACGACGACGCCACCCTCGGCGCTCTCTGGTCGGCCCTGAACACCCTGCACGAGAATCAGATCTCCCACGGCGACCTGCACCGTGGCGAGCTGAGGATCCACGACGGCAAGGCCCTCTTCTGCGGTTTCGGCCACGCCGAACTGGGTGCGTCGGATTCCCAGATGCAGTCCGACGTCGCGCAGTTGTTGCTCACCACGGCAGACCTCTTCGGTTCTCAGCGCGCCGTCGCCACCGCCGTCGACGTACTCGGCTTCGACACCGTGATCGCGGCCTCGGGTCGATTGACCAAGTCCGCCATCCCGCCTCGTATTCGCCAATCGGTGCGCGACGCCGACAAGACGATGAAGGCGGTTCGGCTCGAGGTCCTCGAACAGACCGGCACCGCCAAGATCGAGGCCGAACAGGTCACCCGATTCAGCCGCAATCAGATCATCTCGCTCGTGTTGTTGATCGGATTGGTCTACGTCGCATATCCGTTCATCAGTGCGGTTCCCGCGTTCGTCACCGAACTCGGTTCGGCCAACTGGTGGTGGGCTCTGCTCGGTCTGTCGGTGTCGGCCCTGACGTACGTCGGTGCCGGAGCCGCGTTGTGGGCGTGCGCACTGGGCAAGGTCAGCTTCTGGAATCTGACGGTGATGCAGGTCGCCAACACGTTTGCGGCAACCACGACTCCCGCGGGTGTCGGCGGACTGGCCCTGAGTGTTCGGTTCCTGCAGAAGGGCGGGCTGGGAACGGTCCGCGCGACGGCTGCCGTGGCGTTGCAGCAGTCCGTCCAGGTGATCACGCACGTGAGCCTGTTGATCTTCTTCAGCGTCGTCGCAGGCACGTCGTCCGGGCTCTCGAACATGGTGCCGGGCAACACCGTGCTGTATCTCCTCGCGGGTGCGGCCTTCGGTGTCGTCGGTACGTTCATGTTCGTACCCAAGCTGCGCCGCTGGCTGAAAGTGGCCGTCCGACCGCAGATCAAAGAGGTCCTCGGTGAACTGGGCGAGCTCGCCCGCGACCCCAAACGCTTCTCGATCATCATCCTCGGCTGCGCGGCGACGACGTTGGGTGCCGCGCTCGCCTTGTGGGCGAGCATCGAGGCCTTCGGCGGCGGCACCACGTTCGTCACGGTCACGGTCGTCACCATGATCGGCGGGACTCTGGCTTCCGCGGCGCCGACGCCGGGCGGTGTGGGTGCCGTGGAGGCAGCGCTCATCGGCGGTCTCGCGGCCTTCGGCGTTCCCGCCTCCATCGCCGTCCCGTCGGTCCTGCTCTATCGCGTCCTGACCTGCTGGTTGCCGGTGTTTCTCGGGTGGCCGACCTTGCGGTGGCTCACCAAGCGAGACATGGTCTGATTGGTCCGATTCGGGGTGCGTGAACACCGCGAGTGCTAGCGTTCATGCAGGTGGGGGGCCTTATTCGACGGAGGGCGTTGCGATTTCCGATCTGGGACAGTTCATACCCACCGCCGAGGAGCGTTGGGTTCGTCTTTTCATCAGCGGAATGACGCTGACGTTCGGACTGGCCGGGGTGCTGATGATCCCGGCGGGGCAGTTCTCCGGTTCGGCCTCGATCGCGGTTCTTCTCGCGTCGGCCACCACGGTGCCCGTGGCCATCGCCTGGTACCTCCGTCCCTGGACATCCCCACGCCTGGCCATGGCCTATATCCTGTACGCCGATGTCGGCATCGTCTCGGTTCTGTTCGCCTTTCGGACTCACTTCGACGCGATGCCGGGTTGCGCGATGTTCGCGATCGTCGCCGCCTTCATCGTCGTCGGAAGTTCCTACCGGATGATGATGCTGCACCTCGCCGTCGCGACCGTCACTCTGCTGACACTCGGTGTCCTGGCCGTACTCGATGGTGCCGATCCGTGGTCGGCTGCGTCCCGCATCGTCACCATCGGTTCCCTGTACGCCGCCCCCTTCATGATCAAGGCCTACATCGGGCAGCTCCGACTCAAGGCCGCACGGGCGCTGCGCGACCCGTTGACCGGCCTGTGGAATCGCCGCGGTCTGCTGGACACCGTGGACACCCTCGGCGTCTCGCCTTCCGAGGCAGGCGACGCCGTGGGGGTGACGGTCCTCGACATCGACCGTTTCAAGCAGATCAACGACAGATTCGGGCACCCCTCGGGCGACGCCGTCCTGATCGAGGTCGCCCGACGCCTGTCCGAGGCCGTGGGCGATCGGTCGGCGGTCGCACGACTGGGCGGCGACGAGTTCGTGGTTGTCCGAGCCGGAACTCGTGAGGAGATCATCCAGTCGGACAACAGGATTCGAGCCGCCCTGGAGGAGACGTTCGACGGACCTCGGTTCACCACCAGCCTCGGATCCGCGGTCGAAGCACTCGACTCGGAGACCAGCATTCACGTCCTTGTCAGACGATTGATCGCACTGGCCGACATAGAGATGTACCGATTCAAGTCGCGAACCTCCGGGAACGCGGCCTCGTCCGATCGTCTTCCCGAAACGAACTCGCACGAGCAGACGCGGATCCGGATCGACGAACTCATCGCATCCGGCGGCCCCGATATCTTCTTTCAGCCCATCTGCGAGACCGTCACCGGATCCGTAGTCGGCTTCGAGGCGCTCTCGCGCTTTCCCTTCGGTGCCGGATCTCCGCTGTCGTGGTACCGCGACGCCACCGAGGCCGGCATCGGCCCCCGCCTCGAACGAGCCGCACTCGACAGGGCGCTCGACGCGATGCACGAGCTGCCGCCGGGATCGTTCGTCTCGCTCAACGCATCGGCCGACACCATCCGGACGACGAACCTGCTCGATCGACTACGTCCGCACCTGGCGTCCCGGACGTTCTATCTCGAGATCACCGAGCACGAGCGTGTCGACGACTACCTCGCGGTCACCCGAGCCATCGACACCCTCCGCGCTGCGGGAGTGCAGATTTCCATCGACGACGTCGGTGCCGGATTCGCCGGTCTACGTCACGTGATCGAACTGCGCCCGGACATCCTCAAAGTGGACTACGCGCTGGTCCACGGAATCGACCGTGATCCCCTGCGGCGAGCGGCCGCGGCCGCGATCATCGACTTGGCCCGGAAGATCGACGCCGCCGTCATCCTGGAAGGCGTCGAGACCGAAGGGGAACTGCAGGTGGCGAACGAACTCGGGGCCGAGATGGTTCAGGGCTTCCTCACCGGCCGACCGGAACCGGCGTCCGCGCACTCCCACCGACGAGTGGCGACGTGACCGAACCTTCCGGGATCAGATCGACGAATCGACGGTGAACTTGGTCAACGACGGCGCTGCGGCGAGCAGCGGCGGCAATTCGACGATCTTGCCCGGACCCGCGCGGAACTCGCGGTACTTCGCATCGGCCTCGACCGACTCCCACGTCTCGTAGGCAATCACGTGCGCCTCGTTCTCCTCGTCGACCCACACCTCGACTCCGAGGCAGCCCTCGAATGCGCGAGTATCGGCGAGTACCGTCCGCAACAACGAACGGGCCTCGGCGACGGACTCGGGCTTGAACGTCAGATCCAACAATGCAATGAGAGCCATGGCCCCAGTCTATGGGTCGTTCCCCAGGCTCCACTCCCGCCCACACTGGTCATCTCAGCCGAAGTGCCAAGTAGAACTCGATTCTGTCCTCCAGCCGCGACAGATCACGACCGGTGAGTTCCTCGATGCGCTGGATGCGATATCGGACGGAATTGACGTGCATGTGCAGCTGTTCGGCACAACGCGTCCAGGCACCGTTGGTGTCGAGGTACACCGACAGTGTCTCGACGAGATCGCTGTTGTGCAGGTCGTCGTAGTCCACCAGGGGAGTCAGCAGCCGCGAGGTGAACATGCGTCGCACGTCACCCGGAACGTTGGCGAGAAGAATTGTCAGCGTTGCCAATTCGTCGTGGCCGACGACGCTGCAGTCCGAGCCACGGCGCTCGGCGAGCCGGCGGGCGTAGCGCGCTTCCTCTATCGCACTTCGGATGTCGGCGGGCGCGGTCGGTGCGCTGACACCGATCGAGGT
This genomic window contains:
- a CDS encoding macrolide family glycosyltransferase; the encoded protein is MHIAMIGTTAPSHIYPSLAVIAELVRRGHRVTYAVGDSLRHVVEPAGVEVVPFSSILPDGEGSWPDDPAAAMQVFLDEAIAAYPVLTAFYDDDQPDLFLYDIGGMTAPVLGVRYGVTAVQLSPTYVAWDGYVADLGDAMTSVRESTTGVAYRDTYASWLRDNDIDADPWEWITYPTHCLSLTPRVMQPNADRVADSVQFVGPCLDPVRLNDRSWTAPEGPILYISFGTGYNERPDFYRLCIETFADTDWHVVISIGRRVDPAALGEIPANVELHEHLPQLAVLDSATVFITHAGMGGCTEALWFGVPTVAVPQAVDQFGNAAMLAELGVGVHLEFEKVTAASLAGAVAGARELTSRAAEISAEVRSHGGVDQAADAVEAFLG
- a CDS encoding ArsR/SmtB family transcription factor encodes the protein MADENGHPEPDEMQLGAVMSALADPLRRKVVTELVGDDDGAERTCMSFELGVTKSTLTHHFRVLREAGLVFQVDRGNSRKVTLRRQELNDRFPGLLDLIANEIH
- a CDS encoding MFS transporter, with translation MRAVLPVVLAAQFVVPMSISGTAIAIPVIAADLGSDPTQLQWVVNGFNVAFALFTVVWGAVSDRIGHRTSFRIGVVLTAVASLVSALASSLLLLDAARVLAGTGAAAVLVGSTSILSLHFQGTERATAFALFGTVNGLGLALGPTISGLLIAVLDWRGVFAAQALVLLVAAVGTLALPAVRSTSTPSKLPDFGLLRNRRFLALCLVPVAGAIGFVTLLTYLPTALGAVASLTPGRAGLLMLAMTIPVLIAPLAVARSIVVFEAVTPDRVILTSLGFLVLGNLGMLALQPGLSLAAVVVPMIVLGLGFGLPIGLVDGEALAAVPPHSSGTAAGVLNLFRIGGEAVMVAGYAWLLAIFVRDRVPDEADAEAAAAGRQGFADAYAHAFTEVIALVAVAVAVTAALIIALSRTARSDVSSANVLSAAGDPH
- a CDS encoding GNAT family N-acetyltransferase, whose protein sequence is MSFLQPVTLTDDLVTLEPLSHDHLEGLCDAARDGELWNLWYTSVPKPEEMAAEIDRRLGLLDAGTMLPFTLRRNDTGQIIGATTFCNADATNRRVEIGYTWNARSAHGTGTNPASKLLLLTHAFEELGCIAVEFRTHWMNLQSRTAIAKLGAKQDGILRNHQRMSDGSLRDTVVFSIIESEWPTVRNELRRRTAR
- a CDS encoding lysylphosphatidylglycerol synthase transmembrane domain-containing protein — its product is MRVDGRDIPVAGSLLQPLVRRTSDIIRVVSASALLGVVIAGSLITRNQWDALEQSVSNIVGVLSPDQSNAVYIVYGVAILALPFGVLIGLVAGRKWKLLAGYAAAALLAALALSITGTGISTPTWDLDVPERLDTFLAQFLDDSRWIAMLAAALTVSGPGLPAKWRRAWWTLLLAFVPIHLVVSTVVPARSMLGLAVGWLVGAVIVLLVGTPALEVPLDAAVRLFHSRGVTVRSFTVVRPAGPGPLVLNAHTPDADVVVELYGQNQRSGGALRQSWRWITLRGSETAPLHASMRRAVEHRALMGLAIKGLGAAGSHPLAVAALDRGWTLYAHSLPIGDPVEAEHDDATLGALWSALNTLHENQISHGDLHRGELRIHDGKALFCGFGHAELGASDSQMQSDVAQLLLTTADLFGSQRAVATAVDVLGFDTVIAASGRLTKSAIPPRIRQSVRDADKTMKAVRLEVLEQTGTAKIEAEQVTRFSRNQIISLVLLIGLVYVAYPFISAVPAFVTELGSANWWWALLGLSVSALTYVGAGAALWACALGKVSFWNLTVMQVANTFAATTTPAGVGGLALSVRFLQKGGLGTVRATAAVALQQSVQVITHVSLLIFFSVVAGTSSGLSNMVPGNTVLYLLAGAAFGVVGTFMFVPKLRRWLKVAVRPQIKEVLGELGELARDPKRFSIIILGCAATTLGAALALWASIEAFGGGTTFVTVTVVTMIGGTLASAAPTPGGVGAVEAALIGGLAAFGVPASIAVPSVLLYRVLTCWLPVFLGWPTLRWLTKRDMV
- a CDS encoding EAL domain-containing protein — translated: MTLTFGLAGVLMIPAGQFSGSASIAVLLASATTVPVAIAWYLRPWTSPRLAMAYILYADVGIVSVLFAFRTHFDAMPGCAMFAIVAAFIVVGSSYRMMMLHLAVATVTLLTLGVLAVLDGADPWSAASRIVTIGSLYAAPFMIKAYIGQLRLKAARALRDPLTGLWNRRGLLDTVDTLGVSPSEAGDAVGVTVLDIDRFKQINDRFGHPSGDAVLIEVARRLSEAVGDRSAVARLGGDEFVVVRAGTREEIIQSDNRIRAALEETFDGPRFTTSLGSAVEALDSETSIHVLVRRLIALADIEMYRFKSRTSGNAASSDRLPETNSHEQTRIRIDELIASGGPDIFFQPICETVTGSVVGFEALSRFPFGAGSPLSWYRDATEAGIGPRLERAALDRALDAMHELPPGSFVSLNASADTIRTTNLLDRLRPHLASRTFYLEITEHERVDDYLAVTRAIDTLRAAGVQISIDDVGAGFAGLRHVIELRPDILKVDYALVHGIDRDPLRRAAAAAIIDLARKIDAAVILEGVETEGELQVANELGAEMVQGFLTGRPEPASAHSHRRVAT
- a CDS encoding putative quinol monooxygenase produces the protein MALIALLDLTFKPESVAEARSLLRTVLADTRAFEGCLGVEVWVDEENEAHVIAYETWESVEADAKYREFRAGPGKIVELPPLLAAAPSLTKFTVDSSI